Proteins from a genomic interval of Youhaiella tibetensis:
- a CDS encoding phosphatidate cytidylyltransferase: MGSAFVLLPLTALSLYLGGYIFAFIVGLVFAGAYREWEQMVARAPISIPGAITVVLVAISGLIYPAFGLPGSTLVIVLAIAIAVLFGGEGRLWRAAGLGFFGLVIVAVIAMRGDSWDGVLAGVFLAVTVWMTDSAAFFTGRQIGGEKLAPIISPSKTWSGALGGLALGATSGFIVWLFVTDSPWWIGAIFAVTISILGQIGDLTESAIKRNFRIKDSGDIIPGHGGLMDRLDSLTFGVIFVLVVGLLHSGLDNIAGGFLHW, translated from the coding sequence TTGGGCTCCGCTTTCGTACTGCTTCCGCTGACGGCGCTAAGCCTCTATCTGGGCGGCTATATCTTCGCGTTCATCGTCGGCCTCGTCTTCGCCGGAGCCTATCGCGAATGGGAGCAGATGGTGGCGCGCGCCCCCATCTCCATCCCCGGCGCCATCACCGTGGTCCTCGTTGCGATCTCGGGGCTCATTTATCCGGCGTTCGGCCTTCCCGGCTCGACCCTTGTCATCGTTCTGGCCATCGCGATCGCCGTGCTGTTCGGCGGGGAAGGGCGCCTCTGGCGTGCGGCGGGGCTCGGCTTCTTCGGGCTGGTGATCGTCGCCGTGATCGCCATGCGCGGCGATAGCTGGGATGGCGTGCTGGCCGGCGTGTTCCTCGCGGTTACAGTCTGGATGACCGATTCCGCCGCCTTTTTCACCGGCAGGCAGATCGGCGGCGAAAAGCTCGCGCCAATCATTTCGCCCTCCAAGACGTGGTCGGGGGCCCTGGGCGGGCTGGCGCTCGGTGCCACCTCCGGCTTTATCGTCTGGCTGTTCGTGACCGACTCCCCGTGGTGGATCGGCGCCATCTTTGCGGTGACCATCAGTATTCTGGGGCAGATCGGTGACCTGACCGAGAGCGCTATCAAGCGCAACTTCCGCATCAAGGACAGCGGCGACATCATCCCCGGTCACGGAGGCTTGATGGACAGGCTCGACAGCCTCACATTCGGCGTGATTTTCGTCTTGGTCGTTGGCCTGCTACACTCCGGCCTCGACAACATCGCAGGCGGCTTCCTTCACTGGTAG
- the rseP gene encoding RIP metalloprotease RseP, producing MLPSFFTTLLSFLVVLTVIVFVHEMGHYLVARWNKIAIQTFSIGFGPELFGWNDRHGTRWRVSAIPLGGYVRFVGDMNATSALPDNDVIANAGPELRDRLFVSKNVWQRISVVIAGPVANVLLTFVILYALLLGYGRYTIPPVIGDVVTGSVAAEAGLQPGDRILSVDGYAVRGFEDFQRLVATAPQRPVTIVLDRSGAEKTIVATPEAAETTDRFGKTHRIGRIGVSRDVENSDVTLYRPGPVEAVGMTFEEIRFIVDRTVAFIGDFFVGRGDREQLGGPVKVAQVSGEVATLGFAAFVNLIAMISLNIGIFNLLPVPMLDGGHLVYYLIEAVRGRPLSPRVQEVGFRIGLALVFTLTIFTLVNDLL from the coding sequence ATGCTGCCGTCTTTCTTCACTACGCTTCTGTCCTTCCTGGTCGTGCTGACCGTGATCGTCTTCGTTCACGAGATGGGGCACTACCTGGTGGCCCGCTGGAACAAGATCGCGATCCAGACCTTTTCGATCGGCTTCGGTCCCGAACTCTTCGGCTGGAATGACCGCCACGGCACGCGCTGGCGCGTGTCGGCGATCCCTCTTGGTGGCTATGTCCGCTTCGTCGGCGACATGAACGCGACCAGCGCGCTGCCGGACAATGACGTGATTGCTAATGCCGGCCCCGAGTTGCGCGATCGGCTTTTCGTCAGCAAGAACGTCTGGCAGCGGATTTCCGTGGTCATCGCCGGCCCGGTCGCCAATGTGCTCCTGACCTTCGTCATCCTGTACGCGCTGCTGCTCGGCTATGGCCGCTACACGATCCCGCCGGTAATCGGGGATGTAGTGACCGGCTCTGTCGCGGCCGAAGCGGGCCTGCAGCCGGGCGACAGGATTCTCTCCGTGGATGGCTATGCCGTTCGCGGCTTCGAGGATTTCCAGCGCCTCGTTGCGACCGCTCCCCAGCGGCCCGTGACCATCGTGCTCGACCGCTCCGGCGCCGAAAAGACGATCGTGGCGACTCCTGAAGCCGCCGAAACCACCGATCGCTTCGGCAAGACGCACCGCATCGGACGGATCGGCGTCTCCAGGGATGTGGAAAACTCCGACGTCACCCTCTATCGGCCGGGGCCGGTCGAAGCGGTGGGCATGACCTTTGAGGAGATCCGCTTCATCGTGGATCGCACGGTGGCGTTCATCGGCGATTTCTTCGTGGGGCGCGGGGATCGCGAGCAACTCGGAGGCCCGGTCAAGGTTGCCCAGGTGTCGGGGGAGGTGGCTACGCTCGGCTTCGCCGCCTTCGTGAACCTGATCGCGATGATCTCGCTCAATATCGGAATCTTTAACCTTCTGCCGGTGCCCATGCTCGACGGCGGGCACCTTGTCTACTATCTCATCGAAGCCGTTCGGGGGCGCCCGCTCAGCCCCCGGGTACAGGAGGTCGGCTTCCGCATCGGCCTGGCCCTGGTGTTCACGCTCACCATCTTCACTTTGGTGAACGACCTGCTTTAA
- a CDS encoding isoprenyl transferase, translated as MSTDPAIDSDLRQRPGLRIPRHLGVIMDGNGRWARARGKPRTEGHIAGVKALRRLVELCIRYGVGHLTVFSFSSENWTRPRDEVNFIFGLLRRFVASDLEKLVRNNVQVRIIGSRQGLDDSLQRLIAEVEAKTRANTGLQLVVAFNYGGKAEITEAVRAIARDVAAGRIAPDAITEATVEQALYTSGIPDPDIIIRTSGERRFSNFLLWQGAYSELIFVEENWPDFDETTFLRVLEEYAGRERRFGGIEAIT; from the coding sequence ATGTCCACCGACCCCGCCATCGACAGCGATTTGCGCCAGAGGCCTGGGCTTCGGATTCCGCGGCACCTTGGGGTGATCATGGACGGCAATGGCCGCTGGGCTCGCGCCCGTGGCAAGCCGCGCACGGAAGGCCATATCGCCGGCGTCAAGGCGCTGCGCCGCCTGGTGGAGCTCTGCATCCGCTACGGCGTCGGGCACCTGACGGTCTTCAGCTTTTCTTCCGAGAATTGGACGCGACCGCGCGACGAGGTGAATTTCATCTTCGGCCTTCTGCGCCGCTTCGTTGCTTCCGACCTCGAAAAGCTCGTCCGCAACAACGTGCAGGTGCGCATCATCGGTTCGCGCCAGGGGCTCGATGACTCGCTCCAGCGGCTCATTGCCGAGGTTGAGGCCAAGACCCGCGCCAATACCGGCCTGCAACTGGTGGTGGCCTTCAACTACGGCGGCAAGGCCGAGATCACCGAGGCGGTGCGCGCCATCGCGCGCGACGTCGCGGCCGGCAGGATTGCGCCGGACGCCATTACCGAGGCCACGGTGGAGCAGGCACTCTACACCTCCGGCATACCCGATCCCGACATCATCATCCGCACCAGCGGGGAGCGGCGCTTCTCGAACTTCCTGCTTTGGCAGGGCGCCTATTCCGAACTGATCTTCGTCGAGGAGAATTGGCCGGATTTCGACGAAACCACGTTCCTGCGGGTGCTGGAAGAATATGCGGGCCGCGAGAGGCGGTTCGGCGGGATAGAGGCTATCACTTGA